The Deltaproteobacteria bacterium genome has a window encoding:
- a CDS encoding phage holin family protein encodes MAFIIRLLSNMVAILIIAYLLPRVVRVDSWIAALVAAFILGIVNAVIRPILVFLTLPLTVLTLGLFLLVINGLMLWLVAALVPGFHVNGFWGAVFGSILISIVSWVLSSLVTF; translated from the coding sequence ATGGCCTTTATCATCCGTTTGCTGAGCAACATGGTGGCCATCCTGATCATCGCCTACCTCTTGCCGAGGGTGGTGCGTGTGGATAGCTGGATAGCGGCCTTAGTTGCGGCCTTCATCCTGGGGATCGTCAATGCGGTCATCCGCCCCATCTTGGTCTTCCTCACCCTCCCCCTCACTGTCTTGACCCTTGGGCTCTTTCTGCTGGTCATCAATGGGTTGATGCTCTGGTTGGTGGCGGCCCTGGTGCCTGGTTTCCACGTAAATGGTTTTTGGGGGGCGGTGTTTGGCTCGATCCTGATCAGCATCGTGAGCTGGGTATTGTCCAGCTTGGTGACCTTCTGA
- a CDS encoding chloride channel protein — MIVLGGIVGAIGGYGAVGFRKLIATFAQLGWGNFTQMEGKDLLVMALGAPFWVKILIPAVGGLIVGIIVYFFAPEAKGHGVPEVMEAVALKNGRMRTRVFFAKAFASAICIGSGGSVGREGPIVQIGSGMGSVIGRWLKVSGERLRTLVACGAAAGIAATFNAPMAGTLFSLEIILSEFAASQFIPIVFSSVIATAISRHYLGNFPAFEVPPYELLHYSELFLYLILGILAGMVAYAFIRLLYGMEDFFERWRLPDFVKPAIGGAIIGCIGLFFPQIFGVGYETITPVLRGEMLGAILIGLLVAKILATSITIGSGGSGGIFAPSLFMGAALGGAFGQFAHTLFPQITASPGAYALVGMGAVVAGTTRAPITAMLIIFEMTADYHIILPLMFACTIGLVISARFSRESIYTLKLVRRGINIYGGKELNVLKSLKVSQVMRPEIELVSPSTPLAELITRMMASSLSHLFVATKGNRIQGHISLETLRPILKDYETVSDVVIASDLMDKDVTVVKPRESLDMVMQLFGKLSLEEIPVVDKEELIGTVRRSDVIEAYNREIFKLDMASGLATSFRLQQKMRSERLALLGEVLILEVSAPRRFVGKSLAELKLRERFGATVLTIKRETKEGGDRVSYLLPTPSTLITEGDVLVVFGLQKDLSRFPRS, encoded by the coding sequence ATGATCGTGCTGGGGGGGATTGTGGGGGCAATAGGGGGATATGGGGCTGTTGGGTTTCGAAAGTTAATTGCCACATTTGCTCAATTGGGATGGGGGAACTTCACCCAGATGGAGGGAAAGGATCTGCTGGTGATGGCCCTGGGCGCACCTTTCTGGGTAAAGATCCTGATCCCCGCAGTAGGTGGCCTGATAGTGGGAATCATCGTATATTTCTTTGCCCCCGAGGCCAAAGGGCATGGCGTTCCCGAGGTGATGGAGGCTGTGGCCTTAAAGAATGGGCGGATGCGAACCCGCGTATTCTTTGCCAAGGCCTTTGCCTCCGCTATATGTATTGGGTCTGGTGGTTCGGTAGGCCGTGAAGGTCCCATTGTGCAGATCGGCTCTGGCATGGGCTCGGTCATCGGCAGGTGGCTGAAGGTGTCAGGGGAACGCCTGCGGACCTTGGTGGCCTGCGGTGCTGCAGCCGGTATCGCCGCCACCTTTAATGCCCCGATGGCCGGTACCCTATTCTCCCTAGAGATTATTCTCAGCGAATTTGCTGCATCCCAATTTATTCCTATAGTTTTCTCCTCTGTAATTGCTACTGCCATATCCAGGCACTATTTAGGCAACTTCCCCGCCTTTGAGGTCCCCCCTTATGAGCTTTTGCACTATAGCGAGTTATTCCTATACCTGATATTGGGGATCTTAGCGGGAATGGTAGCCTATGCCTTTATTCGTCTTCTTTACGGCATGGAGGATTTTTTTGAGCGATGGAGATTGCCCGATTTTGTTAAACCCGCCATTGGAGGGGCGATTATTGGATGCATCGGCCTTTTTTTTCCCCAAATCTTCGGTGTCGGGTATGAGACGATTACTCCCGTCTTGCGAGGGGAGATGCTAGGAGCCATCTTGATAGGGCTCTTGGTGGCGAAGATTTTGGCTACCAGCATCACCATCGGTTCAGGGGGCTCAGGGGGGATATTTGCACCTTCCCTCTTTATGGGGGCGGCCTTAGGTGGTGCCTTTGGTCAGTTCGCCCACACCCTCTTCCCCCAAATCACTGCCTCCCCTGGTGCCTATGCCTTAGTGGGGATGGGGGCGGTGGTCGCCGGTACTACCCGGGCCCCTATTACCGCCATGCTCATCATCTTTGAGATGACCGCCGACTACCACATCATCCTCCCTCTAATGTTCGCTTGTACCATAGGTCTAGTGATCTCAGCCCGTTTCTCCCGAGAGTCGATATATACCCTTAAACTGGTCCGGCGGGGGATAAATATCTACGGTGGAAAGGAGCTCAACGTACTCAAGTCCCTGAAGGTCTCCCAGGTGATGCGCCCGGAGATTGAATTGGTCTCCCCCTCGACACCCCTGGCCGAGCTCATTACCCGCATGATGGCGAGTTCTCTTTCCCACCTATTTGTAGCTACAAAGGGCAACCGCATCCAGGGGCATATCTCCCTGGAGACCTTGCGGCCTATCCTAAAGGACTATGAAACTGTTAGTGACGTGGTCATCGCCTCTGATCTCATGGACAAGGATGTAACAGTGGTGAAGCCTAGGGAGTCCCTTGATATGGTTATGCAGCTCTTTGGGAAACTCAGTCTGGAAGAGATCCCCGTGGTGGATAAGGAAGAGTTGATCGGGACGGTCCGCCGCAGCGATGTAATAGAGGCCTATAACAGGGAGATCTTTAAACTAGATATGGCCTCTGGTTTGGCCACTTCCTTTCGCCTACAACAGAAGATGCGCTCGGAACGATTGGCCTTGCTGGGAGAAGTTCTTATACTGGAGGTCTCCGCCCCCAGGAGGTTTGTGGGCAAGAGCCTGGCAGAGCTCAAGCTCCGTGAGCGCTTCGGCGCCACGGTCTTGACCATCAAAAGGGAAACCAAAGAGGGGGGTGACCGAGTCTCTTATCTCCTTCCTACCCCTTCTACCCTGATAACGGAGGGGGATGTCCTTGTCGTCTTCGGCTTGCAAAAGGACCTCTCCCGCTTTCCGCGTAGTTAA
- a CDS encoding radical SAM protein — protein sequence MTIRAKKRMAIIASYFAGETYGLLGPQMAATVIQENTPYDCIVIAVAREDDKALLKKALADYFGQERPIIGFSTLSGRDDLFSFAKDLKDEGAVTILGGPQADVDYLGEKGWRDHPHRFRGLSANFTFSLHGPAEQIIHFLQDPGGKGWQDTTGLLYLREDADVIQNQKKVWEERFLGKVRWDNIYRVGKAGLIPLKISTGQVLQQIGCPYAARESWVEIDYPVSLPVNDGQKVKLLLKGCSFCDVAVDKGFYGELDIETVLDQIRCLPEWGEGRKIPFELINENPLPGLPRLLRGIREKGLKPSQINLILRADWFLRGQEALKETLRLARSMGVCILLASVGLESFDDLILRNLNKGLNVETNLQAVRLMRQLKKEFPQEWGYSRQEGAIHGFIHPTPWDTKETSANIHRVLLQYVLPADILPEHSTPLIVHHASGLGDWIREVEGREGVKFTRYGSIIGWWQQEKK from the coding sequence ATGACGATCAGGGCCAAAAAGAGGATGGCCATCATTGCTAGCTACTTCGCCGGAGAGACCTATGGTCTGCTAGGGCCTCAGATGGCCGCCACTGTCATCCAAGAGAACACGCCCTATGATTGTATAGTCATCGCCGTGGCGCGAGAGGATGACAAGGCCCTCCTTAAAAAGGCCCTGGCCGATTATTTCGGGCAGGAGAGGCCCATTATCGGTTTCTCCACCCTGAGCGGGCGGGATGATCTCTTCTCCTTTGCCAAGGATCTTAAAGATGAGGGGGCCGTCACCATCCTAGGGGGGCCCCAGGCCGATGTGGATTACCTGGGGGAAAAGGGGTGGCGGGATCATCCCCACCGGTTCCGAGGCCTCTCAGCGAATTTCACCTTCTCCTTGCACGGGCCGGCCGAGCAGATCATCCATTTCTTACAAGACCCAGGTGGAAAGGGGTGGCAGGATACCACAGGATTGCTCTATCTCAGAGAGGATGCTGATGTGATCCAAAACCAGAAAAAGGTTTGGGAGGAGAGATTCTTGGGTAAGGTGAGGTGGGATAACATATACAGGGTAGGAAAAGCAGGGCTCATCCCCCTGAAGATCAGCACCGGACAGGTACTGCAACAGATAGGATGTCCATATGCGGCCCGGGAGAGTTGGGTTGAAATAGACTACCCTGTGTCCCTGCCCGTGAATGATGGACAAAAGGTCAAACTCCTCCTCAAGGGGTGTAGCTTCTGCGATGTAGCGGTCGATAAGGGGTTTTACGGGGAATTGGACATTGAGACGGTGCTGGATCAAATTCGCTGCCTTCCAGAATGGGGTGAGGGGAGGAAGATCCCCTTCGAGTTGATCAACGAGAATCCCCTGCCCGGGCTTCCACGCCTGTTAAGAGGAATTAGGGAGAAAGGGCTCAAGCCCTCGCAGATCAACCTTATCTTGAGGGCAGACTGGTTTCTGCGGGGGCAGGAGGCGTTAAAGGAGACCCTGCGGCTGGCCAGGTCTATGGGGGTGTGCATCCTTTTGGCCTCGGTGGGCCTTGAGTCCTTCGACGATCTGATATTGCGCAACCTCAATAAGGGGCTGAACGTCGAGACCAACCTGCAGGCGGTCCGCCTGATGAGGCAGCTCAAGAAAGAGTTCCCCCAGGAATGGGGATACTCCAGGCAAGAGGGGGCCATCCATGGGTTTATCCATCCCACCCCCTGGGACACCAAAGAGACCTCCGCCAATATTCACAGGGTCTTGCTCCAGTATGTTCTTCCCGCCGATATCCTCCCCGAGCATAGCACCCCTTTGATTGTCCATCACGCCTCTGGGTTGGGGGATTGGATTAGGGAGGTAGAGGGTAGGGAGGGGGTGAAGTTTACAAGATATGGTTCGATCATCGGGTGGTGGCAGCAAGAGAAAAAATGA
- the thrC gene encoding threonine synthase: MLKDLYQICTNCNTRYPIIQAYPRCKRCNEPLEVELITKGMINRGDILKQTILARYRDFLPFERIDEQVSLGEGFTPLVRAGEMAKRLGIDSLFIKDETQNPTWSFKDRGTLLGVQHAIALGYKKIGTVSTGNMAVSVAAYGAKGGFKTYILVNSQLPEEKVAPITIYNPVLIRVEGDYDVLYYRSIEVGEEEGIYFVNSDVPFRVEGSKSIAYEICEQLGFDVPDYVIVPTSSGGNLRGIIKGFLEFKGAGLISRMPTFVCAQAEGCSPIVKAGQQGREKIERVIDPHTIAHAIENPNPPSGNEILRKMREYKGIFVAVSDEEILQAQRSLAGEGIFGQPAAAVPLAALQRLMDKKVITGDKKVVCIVTGSGLKDTKALEGHSFRVTSCKIDELHAYM, translated from the coding sequence ATGTTAAAGGATCTCTATCAAATTTGCACAAATTGTAATACAAGATATCCGATTATCCAGGCCTATCCCCGGTGCAAAAGGTGTAACGAGCCCCTAGAGGTGGAGCTGATCACCAAGGGGATGATAAATAGGGGGGATATCTTGAAACAGACCATTTTGGCCAGATACAGGGATTTTTTACCCTTCGAAAGGATCGACGAGCAGGTGAGCCTTGGTGAGGGGTTTACCCCTTTGGTGAGGGCGGGGGAGATGGCCAAGCGTTTAGGGATTGATTCATTATTCATCAAAGATGAGACGCAGAATCCCACATGGTCCTTCAAGGATAGGGGTACGTTGCTCGGGGTGCAACACGCCATCGCCCTGGGCTATAAGAAGATTGGGACCGTATCTACCGGGAATATGGCCGTCTCTGTGGCGGCATATGGTGCCAAGGGGGGATTCAAGACATATATCTTGGTCAACTCTCAGCTTCCAGAGGAGAAGGTCGCCCCGATCACCATATATAACCCCGTCTTGATCAGGGTTGAGGGGGACTACGATGTCCTCTATTACCGCAGCATAGAGGTAGGTGAGGAAGAGGGGATCTATTTTGTCAACTCTGACGTCCCCTTCCGGGTGGAAGGGTCAAAATCCATCGCCTATGAGATCTGCGAACAGTTGGGCTTCGATGTACCGGACTATGTGATCGTCCCGACGAGTTCGGGGGGGAATTTGCGGGGGATCATAAAGGGATTTTTAGAATTTAAAGGGGCGGGATTGATATCAAGGATGCCCACGTTTGTGTGTGCCCAGGCAGAAGGGTGCAGCCCCATTGTAAAGGCGGGCCAGCAGGGTAGGGAAAAGATAGAGAGGGTAATCGATCCTCATACCATTGCCCACGCCATCGAGAACCCCAATCCACCCAGCGGGAACGAGATATTGAGAAAGATGAGGGAGTATAAGGGAATCTTTGTCGCTGTTTCAGATGAGGAGATATTGCAGGCGCAGAGGTCTTTGGCAGGGGAGGGAATCTTCGGCCAGCCAGCGGCGGCAGTCCCCCTTGCTGCCCTGCAGAGATTGATGGACAAAAAGGTGATAACGGGGGACAAAAAGGTTGTTTGCATCGTCACAGGCAGTGGGTTGAAAGATACCAAGGCCCTAGAGGGGCACAGTTTTCGGGTCACGAGCTGCAAGATAGATGAGTTGCACGCGTATATGTAA
- a CDS encoding thermonuclease family protein, with protein sequence MMCRKAGNFLLFLFLISLAGIIWVCPLVSQDLEGPFLVKRVIDGDTIVLEDGRHLRYLGINTPERGEPFWKEARDYNARMVKGRLVMLEFGEIKKDKYGRTLAYVYIGGEMTNAQLLKVGLAHLFVLEPIRHYRYFRRLQEEARAKGLRIWGRGGPKGPLKITRLNADAKGDDRYNLNGEYVRICNISPRYLNLMGFSLFDREGHKYTFPRAILRPGYTLLLFTGAGRDMVEGVDQLRLYWGSSYPIWNNKGDIASLRDPQGRLTDTFVYKKRRYH encoded by the coding sequence ATGATGTGCAGAAAGGCAGGTAATTTTTTATTATTTCTGTTTTTAATTTCTCTGGCTGGCATCATCTGGGTATGCCCCCTGGTCTCCCAAGATCTAGAGGGTCCCTTTCTGGTCAAGAGGGTGATAGATGGGGATACAATAGTTTTAGAAGATGGGCGTCATCTCCGTTATCTGGGGATAAATACCCCTGAGCGCGGTGAGCCCTTTTGGAAGGAGGCTAGGGATTACAATGCCCGAATGGTGAAGGGGAGATTGGTGATGTTGGAGTTTGGGGAGATCAAAAAAGATAAATATGGGCGCACCCTGGCCTATGTCTACATTGGAGGAGAGATGACCAATGCCCAGCTCCTGAAGGTGGGTTTGGCCCACCTCTTTGTCCTCGAGCCGATACGGCACTACCGTTACTTCCGCAGGCTCCAAGAAGAGGCCAGGGCAAAGGGACTGAGGATCTGGGGCCGAGGTGGGCCCAAGGGGCCCCTCAAGATCACCCGCCTTAACGCCGATGCCAAAGGTGATGACAGGTACAATCTCAACGGGGAGTATGTAAGGATATGCAACATATCCCCGAGGTATCTAAACCTCATGGGTTTTTCCCTCTTTGACAGAGAGGGACACAAGTACACCTTCCCCCGAGCCATCCTCCGGCCAGGCTACACCTTACTTCTCTTTACCGGAGCGGGGAGGGATATGGTGGAAGGGGTGGATCAACTGCGCCTGTACTGGGGCTCAAGCTATCCCATCTGGAACAACAAAGGAGATATCGCTTCGCTCAGGGACCCCCAGGGGAGGTTGACAGATACCTTTGTATACAAAAAAAGGCGTTACCATTAG
- the ileS gene encoding isoleucine--tRNA ligase produces MDYKKTLNLPQTPFPMKANLPKREPEILKSWEEKRLYDEILKAARGREKYILHDGPPYANGHIHMGTALNKILKDIIVKAKFMAGFDSVYVPGWDCHGLPVEHEVDKMLGGDKEGMSKSEIRRLCRDYATKFIDIQRGEFKRLGVLGEWDNPYLTMNYEYQATIVREFGKFVQGGYLYKGKKPVYWCATCKTALAEAEVEYAPHRSPSIFVKFPMVSDLGEMYPSLQGKKVSVIIWTTTPWTIPANLAIALHPTYKYVAVEVDKEVYIVAEGLADIVMDTLRIKDYQVLETFLGGELEGLKCRHPFLDRESVIILADYVTLDAGTGCVHTAPGHGQEDYESGLKYGLEIYAPVDDNGKFTPEVEFFAEEFVFDTNPHVNAKLAEVGALLKEEEMEHSYPHCWRCKNPIIFRSTEQWFISIDHNGFREKALKGIEEVKWIPQWGKERIYGMVANRPDWCISRQRVWGIPIVAFYCEGCGETLLKKDIIDFVANRFAQEGADIWFDESAQKLLPPGTTCPHCGGEKFRKESDILDVWFDSGVSWAAVLERRDDLRFPADLYLEGSDQHRGWFHSSLLAAVGARGVPPYTSVLTHGFVVDGEGKKMSKSAGNVVAPDEVIQGFGAEILRLWVAAEDYRDDIKISQEILDRLTEAYRRIRNTWRYMLGNLYDFDPHLHAMPYEELLEIDRWILDRFQRLVKRVSKAYEEFEFHTIYHSVHNFCVVDLSSLYLDILKDRLYTSSSSSRKRRSAQNTIYHILTGMVRMMAPILSFTAEEVWQHLPKEGGEEVSVHLASFPKPVEEILDKTIEERWERLWEVREEVTKALEKARQQKVIGHPLDAKVRLKAPKRLYDFLREFGPELREIFIVSQVELVGDRGSAELTVEVGRADGEKCQRCWVYDKSVGTNKEHPEICQRCLRTIKGEE; encoded by the coding sequence ATGGACTATAAGAAGACCTTGAACCTCCCCCAAACCCCCTTCCCGATGAAGGCAAACCTACCAAAGAGGGAGCCCGAGATCCTCAAGAGTTGGGAGGAGAAGAGGCTCTATGACGAGATTCTCAAGGCCGCCAGGGGGAGGGAAAAATATATCCTCCATGATGGGCCCCCTTATGCCAACGGGCACATCCACATGGGGACCGCCCTTAATAAAATCCTGAAGGACATCATCGTCAAGGCCAAATTCATGGCTGGTTTTGACAGCGTCTATGTCCCTGGTTGGGACTGCCATGGTCTGCCGGTGGAGCATGAGGTGGACAAGATGTTGGGGGGAGACAAAGAGGGGATGAGCAAATCCGAGATCAGGAGGCTCTGCCGGGATTATGCCACCAAATTCATCGATATCCAAAGGGGAGAATTTAAGCGGCTGGGGGTCCTTGGAGAATGGGACAACCCCTACCTCACAATGAACTACGAATACCAGGCCACCATTGTGCGGGAATTCGGGAAGTTTGTGCAGGGAGGTTATCTCTATAAGGGAAAGAAGCCGGTCTATTGGTGCGCCACCTGCAAGACCGCCCTAGCCGAGGCTGAGGTGGAATATGCCCCCCACCGTTCCCCCTCCATCTTCGTCAAGTTCCCCATGGTCTCCGATCTAGGGGAGATGTACCCCTCCCTGCAAGGGAAAAAGGTCTCGGTGATCATCTGGACCACCACCCCCTGGACCATCCCGGCCAACCTCGCCATCGCCCTTCACCCCACCTACAAATATGTGGCGGTCGAGGTGGACAAAGAGGTCTACATAGTGGCTGAGGGCCTGGCGGACATCGTGATGGACACCCTAAGGATCAAGGACTACCAGGTGCTGGAGACCTTTCTGGGAGGGGAGCTGGAAGGGTTGAAGTGCCGCCATCCCTTTCTCGACAGGGAGTCGGTCATCATCCTGGCCGATTACGTCACCCTCGATGCGGGCACGGGTTGTGTCCATACCGCCCCAGGACACGGCCAGGAGGACTATGAGAGCGGTTTGAAATACGGGTTAGAGATCTATGCCCCGGTGGACGACAACGGCAAGTTCACCCCAGAGGTGGAATTCTTCGCAGAGGAGTTCGTCTTCGATACCAATCCCCATGTAAACGCAAAGCTGGCCGAGGTAGGGGCCCTCCTGAAGGAGGAAGAGATGGAACACTCCTACCCCCACTGTTGGCGGTGCAAAAACCCCATCATCTTCCGCTCCACCGAGCAATGGTTCATCTCCATAGATCACAACGGCTTCAGGGAAAAGGCCCTCAAGGGGATCGAAGAGGTCAAGTGGATCCCCCAATGGGGCAAGGAGAGGATCTACGGTATGGTGGCCAACCGGCCTGATTGGTGTATCTCCCGCCAAAGGGTCTGGGGGATCCCCATTGTGGCCTTTTACTGCGAGGGGTGCGGTGAGACCCTGTTGAAGAAGGACATCATAGATTTTGTGGCCAATAGGTTTGCCCAAGAGGGAGCGGACATCTGGTTTGACGAGTCTGCGCAAAAGCTCTTGCCCCCGGGGACCACGTGCCCTCACTGCGGGGGGGAGAAATTCCGGAAGGAATCGGACATCCTCGATGTCTGGTTCGACTCGGGGGTGAGCTGGGCCGCGGTCCTGGAGAGGAGGGACGATCTGAGGTTCCCAGCCGACCTCTATCTGGAGGGGAGCGACCAACACCGAGGGTGGTTCCACTCGTCGCTGCTGGCCGCAGTAGGGGCTAGGGGGGTTCCTCCCTACACCAGTGTTCTCACCCACGGTTTTGTGGTAGATGGGGAGGGGAAAAAGATGTCCAAGTCGGCGGGGAACGTGGTGGCCCCCGACGAGGTCATCCAAGGATTCGGGGCGGAGATCCTGAGGTTGTGGGTGGCAGCGGAGGACTACCGGGACGATATAAAGATCTCCCAGGAGATCCTTGACCGACTCACTGAGGCCTACCGGAGGATCAGGAACACCTGGAGGTACATGCTGGGCAACCTCTACGACTTCGATCCCCACCTCCACGCCATGCCTTACGAAGAACTTCTGGAGATCGACAGATGGATCCTGGACCGCTTTCAGAGGTTGGTGAAGAGGGTATCAAAGGCCTATGAGGAGTTTGAGTTTCACACCATCTATCACTCCGTACACAACTTCTGCGTGGTAGACCTGAGCTCCCTCTATCTGGACATCCTCAAAGACCGCCTCTACACCTCGTCGTCGTCCTCCCGCAAGAGGAGGTCGGCCCAGAACACCATCTATCACATCCTCACAGGGATGGTGAGGATGATGGCCCCCATCCTCTCCTTTACCGCCGAGGAGGTATGGCAACACCTCCCCAAAGAGGGGGGAGAGGAAGTGAGTGTGCACTTGGCGAGCTTCCCCAAACCGGTGGAAGAGATCCTCGACAAGACCATCGAGGAGAGGTGGGAGAGGTTATGGGAAGTGCGGGAGGAGGTGACCAAGGCCTTGGAGAAGGCCCGCCAGCAGAAGGTGATCGGCCACCCGCTGGACGCCAAGGTAAGGTTGAAGGCACCAAAAAGGCTCTATGATTTCCTCCGGGAATTTGGCCCTGAATTGAGGGAGATATTTATCGTCTCACAGGTGGAGCTGGTTGGCGACAGGGGCTCCGCCGAGCTGACGGTGGAGGTAGGGCGGGCAGACGGAGAAAAGTGCCAGCGGTGCTGGGTCTATGATAAGAGCGTGGGGACGAACAAAGAACACCCTGAGATCTGCCAGCGCTGCCTCCGGACAATCAAGGGCGAGGAATGA
- the lspA gene encoding signal peptidase II, translated as MMKRKYRILLVVFVFLLALDQGSKLYIERHFPLHQPREAIKGVLNITHVLNRGAAFGLMADRQGFSYLFVIISFVAMVLILYYFRRIEEGDLWAPFCLSLIFTGAMGNLVDRFRLGGVVDFLDFHYKGWHWPAFNVADVSITIGVLLLALKILWGGKKAAKGEG; from the coding sequence ATGATGAAGAGGAAGTATCGGATCCTATTGGTTGTCTTTGTCTTCCTCCTCGCCCTGGATCAGGGGAGCAAGCTCTATATCGAGCGCCATTTCCCCCTCCATCAACCCAGGGAGGCCATCAAGGGGGTCCTGAACATCACCCATGTACTGAACAGGGGGGCCGCCTTTGGCCTGATGGCAGACCGCCAGGGTTTCTCCTACCTCTTTGTCATCATCTCTTTTGTGGCCATGGTCCTCATCCTCTATTATTTCCGCAGGATCGAAGAGGGGGACCTGTGGGCCCCCTTCTGCCTCTCCCTCATCTTTACAGGGGCAATGGGAAACCTGGTCGACCGCTTTCGTCTCGGGGGCGTGGTAGACTTCCTCGATTTCCATTACAAAGGGTGGCACTGGCCCGCCTTTAACGTGGCGGATGTCTCCATCACCATCGGGGTACTCTTGCTGGCTCTAAAGATCCTGTGGGGAGGGAAAAAGGCCGCCAAAGGAGAGGGATGA
- the lgt gene encoding prolipoprotein diacylglyceryl transferase, translating to MHPVLLTIGRFHIYTYGVMVALGLLIGVFLARQQAAREGIDPDKIIDIAFYVLLAALIGSRLLFVLMNLQEYSYDPIKALKIWEGGLVFYGGLLPAVAIGLWYIKRIGLPLWQVADIFAPSVAIGHAIGRIGCFCAGCCYGNACLLPWAVTFKDPQSLAPLGIPLHPTQLYSSVTLFLIFAFLIFLRRRKKFHGEILWSYTLVYSIVRFLLEFLRGDPRGSVLGGLLSTTQAIGIPLAGISVFMLLYLRKRGL from the coding sequence ATGCATCCCGTACTCCTAACTATCGGGAGATTCCATATCTACACCTATGGGGTCATGGTCGCCCTCGGTCTCTTGATAGGGGTATTTTTGGCGAGGCAGCAGGCAGCAAGGGAGGGGATCGACCCAGACAAGATCATCGATATCGCCTTTTACGTCCTGTTGGCCGCCCTGATCGGCTCTCGCCTCCTGTTTGTGCTCATGAACCTCCAGGAGTACTCATATGATCCAATAAAGGCGCTCAAGATATGGGAGGGGGGATTGGTCTTTTACGGTGGTCTCCTGCCTGCCGTGGCAATAGGTCTCTGGTATATCAAGAGGATCGGACTTCCCCTCTGGCAGGTAGCAGATATCTTCGCCCCCTCTGTTGCCATCGGGCACGCCATCGGCAGGATAGGGTGCTTCTGCGCAGGTTGCTGTTATGGTAATGCCTGCTTACTACCCTGGGCCGTTACCTTCAAAGACCCTCAAAGTCTGGCCCCTTTGGGAATTCCCCTCCACCCCACACAACTCTACAGCTCCGTAACCCTCTTTTTGATCTTCGCCTTTCTCATCTTCTTGCGCCGCAGGAAGAAGTTTCACGGGGAGATCTTATGGTCGTATACCCTTGTCTATTCTATCGTGCGCTTTCTGTTGGAGTTCCTGCGGGGCGACCCTCGTGGCAGCGTGCTTGGAGGGCTGCTTTCCACCACCCAGGCCATCGGGATTCCCTTAGCTGGAATCTCGGTATTTATGTTATTATATTTAAGAAAAAGAGGTCTATAG
- the def gene encoding peptide deformylase, whose translation MPVAKIVIYPDPILRAKAKKIENIDGRVVHLAEEMAETMYAAPGVGLAAPQVGVSERLIIVDVRHPEGEKELITLINPEILEVEGKVIGEEGCLSVPGVSEKVTRAERVLVRGYDPNEQQREIEAEGLLAVALQHEIDHLEGILFIDRLSRLKKEIIQRKMRKMMRKGLKTGEGDYRLF comes from the coding sequence ATGCCCGTCGCCAAGATAGTCATATACCCTGACCCGATCCTGCGGGCCAAGGCCAAAAAGATCGAGAACATCGATGGGCGGGTGGTCCACCTGGCCGAGGAGATGGCGGAGACCATGTACGCCGCCCCTGGCGTTGGTCTGGCTGCCCCGCAGGTGGGTGTGTCCGAAAGACTCATCATCGTGGACGTCAGGCACCCAGAGGGGGAAAAGGAGCTCATCACCTTGATCAACCCGGAGATCCTGGAGGTGGAGGGAAAGGTCATTGGGGAGGAGGGCTGCCTGAGCGTGCCCGGGGTCAGTGAGAAGGTCACCAGGGCCGAGAGGGTGCTAGTGCGAGGTTATGACCCCAATGAGCAACAGAGGGAGATCGAGGCCGAGGGGCTCCTGGCCGTTGCCCTGCAGCATGAGATCGACCACCTGGAGGGAATCCTCTTTATCGACAGGCTTAGCCGCCTGAAGAAGGAGATCATCCAGCGGAAGATGCGCAAGATGATGCGGAAGGGTCTGAAGACCGGGGAAGGGGATTATAGATTATTCTAG